CGCAAGCACCGAAGAAACGACCAAGGGAGATGTCCTCAGCCATGACCGGCGTTACGAAAGCTGTTGCCAGAGCGGCGGCAAGTAGCATTTTTTTCATTGATATTCCTCCCGTTATATCAAGTAGAAGTTCTTTACTAGAAGCGCAGTGCGCTACCCTTTCGTACCTCCTGCGGTCATCGCCTGAACGACGTAGCGCTGGAAGATAAGAAACAGGATGACGACAGGTAATGTGGCGATAACGCCAGACGCCATTACCCGACCCAGCCCTTCGGACTGGGCAAAGTTGGTTTGAATGGAAGCAAGGCCCAGAGTGATGGTGAACATCTCCCGCTTCTGGGCCGAGACTAGCGGCCAGAGATAATCGTTCCAGGCATAAAGGAACGTGAGTATTGCGAGCGTTGTCATGGCTGGGCGGGCAAGTGGCAACATGACGTGCCAGAAGATTTGCAACCAACTGACACCATCGAGCCGGGCTGCTTCTTCTATGTCGCGAGGGATGGCCTTGAAAAATTGCATCATCAGAAAGACGCCAATCGGCACGGCAACGCGCGGCAGAATGAGTGCATGGTAGCTGTTATGCCATCCGAAATCGGCGAACATTGTATAGAGCGGAATGAACACCGCTTGCTCGGGAACCATAAGCCCGACGAGACAGAAGAAGATGATGGCACTCTTGCCGGGGAATGACAGTCTTGCCAGCGCGTAGCCTGCCGTCGTTGAAACGAACAACACCGCAAGCGTCATGCCGAGGGCGACAACAACGGAATTGAAGAACCAGACGGGCGTCTGGCCAAAGGAGAAGAGCGCGGCGTAGTTGTCCAGCGTGAAGGGCAGAGGCACAAGGCCGAAGAAGGTCGAGGACGTCGTGCGAGCCAATACATCATTGGGTTGAAAAGACAGGGATACCATCCACAAAGTCGGCACCAGCCAGAGAAAAGCGGGAATGGCGAGCAACAAGATGGCCCAGTAGGTGGAGCGATTAGTCATCTTTTCCCTCCCTTCCAAGCAGGAATTGCATCAGCGAGAAGACCCCCATGATGGCGAACAGGAATACAGCCATGGTTGCGGCACGGCCCAATTCGCTGTCCCGGAAGCCTGTTTGATAAATGTAGCGAACGAGCGTCTGGGTGGTGTCGTTTGGTCCGCCGCCGGTCATCAGGTGCGACTGGCCGAAAACTTGGAAATGCATAATGATTTGCAGCACGACGACGAGCGTGATGGTGCGTTTTAAATTCGGTAGGGTAATGAAGCGGAAGGCGCGCCAGCCCTTGGCATTGTCGAGCGCGGCGGCTTCGTAGATGTCGCGAGAAATATCCTGAAGGCCGGCGAGAAACAGGATCATAGCGATGCCCAGCGACCACCAGACTGTGGTAATGACGATGGCAGTCATGGCAAAGCGCTCATCTGTCAGCCAGTGAATGGGTGAGCCGCCAAAGACTTCGATGACATTGGCGATCAACCCCTGACGAGGGGAGAACATTAACTGCCAGATCAGCGTTACCACGGTAACGGAGAGCACCTGCGAGAGAAAGAAGATCGTCCGAAACACCGCCATGACGCGGCTTTCCTTATTGACCAATACTGCCAGCGCCAGAGAAATGGCTGTAATCGAGGGGACGGTCAAGGCGACAAATAGAATGGTGTTGCCCACCGTTGGCCAGAAGCGACGATCATACCAGCGTCCGCCATCTCCGGGATGAAAGCCGCAGGCGATTAATACGACCAGAGAAATTGCAACAAGCAACAGAGCAAGGGGACGACTGATTTTGCGTGCAAAGGCGAGCCAGACCGATACCAGAAGCAGGAGAGCGGCAGTCCATTGCAGCAGCGGGAAATTGTAGAAGGACCAGACAATATTCCGCCCCCAAAGGATCTTTTCGTAATTTCTCAATCCAACAAATTCGCGTGCATCGGGATTGAAGGCGACCTCAAGCAAGTTCCAATTGTTGAGGCTGATCCAAATGCCGCGAAAGAACGGAAATACCAGAAATGCCAGATAAGCGATCATGAATGGAGCTAGCAGAAGCATCGCCGAGGACCGTTGCCCCATACGCCTGCCAGACAATCTGTAATCTGCCACTTTATCCTCCCCAGGACAGAAATAGCTTGCGCTAAAATTATTAGCAATATTTATTAGCAGTATTCTACCTGCGGTGCAATATGGGAATTTTAAGGTGGTTGATAATAGCGGTGCAGAAGCTCCAAGAGTGACAATGAAGGACGTGGCTCTGGAAGCTGGCGTTTCCCAATCGACAGTTTCTTTTGTGCTTAACGGCATTGAAGATATGAGAATCAGTAGCGAAACGCGGGCCCGTGTTTTACGAGCGGTTCGGGATCTGGGCTATCGTCCGCGCACGGCTGGGCGCCCGCCAAAAGGGGCCGGGTCCAGCGTGATCGGCTTGCTCGTCGATGAGATTGTGACCAGCCCTTTCGCTTCCATTTCGATCGATGCCATTCAGTCAACCGCATGGAAACAGAGTGTCATCGTCGAAACTGTCGTGACCGGTGGTGACAAGGACTATGAACGGGCTATTCTGCGGAAATGGACCGCAGACCGGGTGAGGGGCGTGATCTATAGCTCCATCCTGACGCATGTGGTTTCGCCTCCCGAACAGTTGTTCAATCACCGCACCATCCTGATGAACTGCTATGACAAGCATGGGCGCTTCCCGGCGATTGTTCCGGCAGAACGTCGGGGCGGAGAGGCTGCCGCTCAGGTTCTCATCGAGGCTGGACACAAGCGTATTGCCTTTATCAAGGGTGAGCCATGGATGGATGCATCCAAGATGCGTGAAGAAGGGTTCGAGCGCGCCATGCTGGCAGCCGGACTGGAAATCGACCCGGACCTGATTGTCGAGGGCAACTTGCTGCCTTCCAGCGGGCGCAGCGCAACGCTCTCTCTGATGGCCAATCAACGCCCACCCGAGGCGATTTTCTGCGCCAACGACCTGACTGCAGTCGGCTGCTATGAAGCACTCAAGGAGTTGGGGTTGAAGGTTGGTGTTGATGTAGCTGTGGTCGGCTATGACGATCAGGAAATTGCTCAGCATCTGTATCCGAGTCTGACCACGGTTTTGCTTCCCCACGCAGAAATGGGGCAACTCGCTACCGAAATGATCCTTTCTGAGAATGACATTCCGATAGAAGAAACCCGTCTGGTGTGTCCTCTGGTGCGTCGTCATTCTCACGTGAGGAATGGTCAACGACGCTCCTAAGTGGCTCGGCTTTTCTTGCAATTTCAACGGCTTTTCCGAGCTATACAGCATGGCGAGTTCCGAGCCAGAGGTGATGGGCTGGCTGCAGAACATCGCACGTGCCGTCGAGCCTCAAGTCATGGAGGTTTCAGTCTTGAAGCTTAACTGGTTCCGTGTTTTTCCTTGATTTTCTGAATGGCTGAAAAGTTCTCCTTGAGGTCTTCATATAGCTTTTCATAGAGGGCAAAATAGTCGTCGTAGACGGCGGTAGCCTCTTTGCCAGGATAGATGGTTTCGCAATTTTGCGTGGTGTAACCGGTCATTTCATCAAGGGACTTGATGAGACCAACGCCTTTGGCCGCGAGGATGGCTGCACCCAGAGTTTCTGTTTCGTTGACCCTCAAGCGAACAATGGGCTCGTTGAGAATATCGGCAAAGATCTGGCACCAGATCCGGCTGTTGGCGATGCCGCCACCCAAGGATAGGGATTGGGGCTTGTCATTATGCTTGAGCACGATCTTCATGCCCTGTCGGATGGAATAGGCGACGCCTTCCATAATCGCTCGTACCATGTCGCCGTAATCGGTGCCAAAGCTCAGACCAAACATGACGCCGCGTGCGTTCGGATCCCAAATCGGGCAACGCTCACCGGAAAGATAAGGCAGATAGATGATGCCGTTTGATCCGGCTTTGGCTTTTTCGGCCAGATTGTCGAGCATCTCGTAAATGGAGCTGCCCTCTTGTTTGCACCGCTCGGTGAGAGCATCGCCAAACTGGTCGCGGAACCATCTGAGCGAGGCTCCAGCGGCGTTGGTTGCTTCCACGCTTAGCCATTGGCCTTCTACCGCATGGCGGCAATTCATCAGGCGATCATCAAACTCGGGTGTTTCAGTGGTAAAACATGCCCGGCCACATGTACCGATGGCAAGAAACGTGTCACCGGGCAGAATGGCACCTGCACCGATTGCCGCTGATACAGTGTCCATGGATCCGGCAACAACCGGTGTGCCTTCCTTAAGGCCGCATTGTTCAGCAGCCCACGCTGTGACATGGCCCACAATGTCCGAGGCATTGTATGGTTTGGGGAGTTTCTCGATCGGAACGCCGGTGTCTTTTGCCAAGCCTTCATCCCACTCGCCGGTGCGAATGTTGGAAAGCAGCGTGAAGCCCATTCGGGAGGTGTTTATGGAAAATTCACCCGTCAGCTTGTTGATGATAAAGCCACTTGGAACAACAAATTTATGCGTCTTTTCAATGATGTCGGGACGGTTTTTGATATACCAGAGCAGGGTTGGCAGGGCAAATGTTCCACGCGCTATGCGATTGCCGGTAATCTCATAAATTCGGTCCCGGCCGATTGTCTCTTCAAGCCATGTCACTTCGCTGGCCGAGCGCTGGTCGAGTTGCAGGATCGCGTTATAGAGATTGTTGCCGTTCGCATCGAGGGGGATGAAAGAGTTTGTGCAGCTCACACCAACACCGGCAACGTATGCGGGATCAACGTCACCTCGGTCGATGCAGAGTTTTACATTTCGAACGACACTGGCCCACCAGACATTGGGGTCTTCCTCAACCCAGCCTTCGCGGGGGTGGATCATGGGATATTCTTGATATTCACTCGCGACGAGATTGCATTCCAGATCATAAAAACTGCATTTGGTGCCGGTGGTTCCTATATCAATCCCGAGCACAATCGAGCGTTTGTTTTGCGTGACCATCTTATTATTCTTTCCTTTTGATTTGGTTGTCACAGATGATCAGTATTTGCCAATTAGATCGTCTTGCTGTTGTTTGGTCAGGGGTTTTCCTCGGCCATTCAGAGTGATGTGCAAATGTGCGTTTTCTTCAATTTCCTCAACGAGGTTAAAGGCTTGATCGATGGTTTCTCCGACGGTGAGAACCCCGTGGTTTTCCAGTAGCAGGGAGTTGCGCTTGGCCATGATTGACGTGATGCTATCGGCCAGCTCGACAGAGCCTGCAGCATTATATTGAACCACAGGCAACTCTCCGACTCGCACTGAATAGCCGGGGGTATAAACCGGCATGGCGCAGGTATGGTCAAGGTCTATGAGGCAGGCGACGGCAACCGCATATGGGCTATGAACATGAATGACCACTTTGACGTCGCCACGTTCATAGCAATGCATATGCATAAGCCATTCCTTGGACGGTTTGCCGGTGCTGATGACCGAACCATCCATGGAGATGGTTACAAGGTCCTGCTCCTCGAGTAGGCCAAGGCTGACGCCAGAGGGGGTGATGATAATCTTGTCGCCCAGCCGCATGCTGGCATTGCCGCCAGAGCCGGGAACAAAGTCTCTGGCGTGTATCCTGTGGCATAGGTCAATAAAGTTTGTGAGAGGATTCGGCGATTTCATTTTGATTTCCTTGAGGCCACCCGCAACCGGGCCGCGCACATGATGATGCAAGTGCGCCCTTTGCCCGGTGGCGTAGCGGTCGTTCAAACCGTGGGATTATTTGAGAACGCTCGGTAGCCAGGTGGTCATGGCCGGAATATAGGTCGTAGCCATCAGGATGACGGCACCAACCAAAAACATGCTTAGGCAATATCTTAGTGTTATTTCCAGCCGTCCCTCGGCGATGTTGTTACCCAGAAGAGCACACAAGCCAACCGGAGGGGTAATCAAGCCAAGGCAGAGGTTAAAGCACATGACGACACCAAACTGCACAACGCTCAGGCCGCAGGCCATCGCGATTGGCAACAGGATCGGCGTAAAGATCACAACGGCGACGTTGGCTTCCATGAACATTCCGACGATCAGCAAGAAGATGTTGAGAAGCAGCAAAAGCAAAACCGGCGTATCGGTAATGGAAAGCAGATTGGATGCAATGGCTTCAGGAACACGCCCCATGGCCAAAACCCAGCTTGATGTTTTTGAGCAGCCGACCAGAAACAGCATGATCGTGGAAACAATGCAACTGTCATAGAAGATCTGATTGATGCTTTTAAAAGTCAGATTGCGGTAAACAAACAGGCCGATGATAAAGGCGTAGACTGCGGAAACTGCTGCAGCTTCGGTTGGCGTGAAGACACCACCAAAAATCCCGCCCAGAATGATGACCGGCATCAACAGAGCCCAGAAGCTGCGTTTCGTTTCACGGCAGACTTCCTTATGGTCCAGTTTGTTGCCGACCGGTAGATTCAGGCTGCGGGCTTTGAAATAGGTGTAGGCCAGAAAGCCAAGCACCAGAGCAATGCCGGGGATGACTGCTGCCATGAACAGCTCTCGGATGGAGGTTTGCACCGAGTTGCCATAAACGATCAAAATGATGCTTGGCGGGATCAACGGGCCAACTGTCGACGCACTGGCCGCGATGGCGGCGGAGAGCTCTGGCGGATAGCCTTCCTTTTTCATGGCCGGAATGGTGATGCCACCAATGGCCGTAACGGTTGCTGTGCCTGAGCCGGAGATGGCAGCGAAAATCGCAGAAGCTATCACGGTGACGATACCAAGGCTGCCGCGCATCCAGCCCATGGTTGCTTTTGTAAAGCTCAGGATTCTGTCGGTTATGCCGCCCCCTGTCATCAGGTTGCCTGCCAGGACAAAGAAGGGAATGGCCAGCATGGGAAACGAGTCCATACCCGCGAGGACTTTTTGCGGTACGACAATCAGATTGTAATGGCCGACAAGGATGGAAGCCATAGAGGCGATGCCAATGGCGAAAGCGACAGGCATACCCATCAGGACAAGCACAATCAGGCCAACAAGTAATACAGTTCCGATACCCATGATTATTTACTCCCGGAGGCTGACATGCTGGTGTCTGAAGGCAACAGGAAATCCCTCAGAATGATCTGGATTGCGAACAGCAACATCAATGCTGCGCCAATGGGGATGCTCAGATACATGAAGGACATCGGAATGTGCAGGCCTGCTGAAATCTGATGGGTGGTTTTCATCGAAATGGCGATGCCATATTTGATGAGAGTGACAAGAAAGCCGACAATCAGGATGTAATTGATGAAATTGACGATCTTCTGGCCGCGCTCGGGCAGCATATTGACGATGAAGTCAATCCGGATGTGCTGGAACCGTCTGAGTGCACTGGCCGACCCAAGAAGGACGACCCATATGAAGGCATAGCGGGCGAATTCTTCCGCCCAGATGTTTGAACTGTCAAAAACGTAGCGCAGTACGACTTGATAGAAGATAACCAGGGTCATCAGCATGAGGCATAGGATGATGACGAAATTGATGATCTTCTCGATCGCACTACAGACCCACTCTAAAGTACGCATGGTTTTCTCCGCAGGTCTTTGGCGGTGTTTGGCCGCCCTGCAGTGGGGAAGGGTCGGGTATGACTGACCGGTCGGGTGCCGGAGAGGGGTCCGGCACCCGTTGGTCATTCATTCGGCTCTAGCGAGTGCTGATTACTTAACGGCTTTGATCTTTTCGACCCATTCCGTCAGTTCGGGGAAGTTGTCTTTAACGACATCTTTTGTGGCTTCACGGAAGCCATCGAGTTCTGGTGTGACGATTTCTGCACCTGCATCTTTCCATTTCTGCAGATAACCGTCTTCGTTGTCGGTGATCAGGCCGCTGGTGTAATGGCCTGCTTCGTTACCAGCTTCGATAATAGCTGTCTGAACATTTTCAGGCAGGTTGTTGAAATAGTCCTGATCCATCATGAAGACGTCAGCACTCCAACGGTGGTCTGTCTTGATCAGGAACTTGCAGATATCGGCAAGACCGAAGTTGTAAGACAGGATTGGTGGGTTCTCCTGAGCTTCCACTGTACCCTGCTGCAGGCCAGTGAGCACTTCGGTCATTGCCATTGGGGTTGGGGTAGCCCCAAGTGCCTGCCATGTCTTGACGCTCATGTCGTCGGCAGGAACACGGATTTTCAGGCCTTTGACGCCTTCAATATCGGTAAATTTCTTGGTGGATGTGGTTACACGAACGCCGCGGTAGGATGGGCCAAACAGCTTCATGCTGGCTTCGTCACCTGCCTGTTTGAGCAATTCCTTGCCCAGATCTCCTTCCCAGACCTTGTCGAAGTGAGCGCGGTCGCGGAACATGAACGGAACAAGGTCAAGCAGGGAGAGCTTGGTGTAGGATGGCAGTGTGCCAAAGCCTTCGATGACGACTTCGTTGGTGCCAAGCTGCAGGCCCTCGATGATTTCACGCACGTTGCCAAGAACGCCCGCGCCGTAGATTTCGACCTTGACCTGGCCATTGGTTTTTTGCTCGACAAGCTCTTTGAACTTTTCGGCATCTTTCTGTTTTGGATCAGTATTTGCGTTGATGTGGGCAAGACGCAACACGATCTGGTCTGCTGCCAGAGCTGATGTGCTGGTCATCATTCCTCCTGCTGCTGTCAGTGCTGCACTGGCAAGCAACGTCAATGCCCAATTTGTTCTTTTCATAATTTCCTCCATAGGGTTGAACGCAAATCTGTCTCGGGTACGAGGCGGGGTCCTTACCGTGTTTGACGGATCAGGCTCAGTCGAGACGTATCCAGGGCAGAATGTCAGGAAATTTTTTGAGACGGTTTTCCCAGTCCGTCGAGGTGGCTCTCTGCCAGCCTCTTGATTTGGTCAATGCGAAGCTTGGCTTCCTCATCGACTTTGTAGTCTTCGCAGGCATGCAGAACATGCCATGCGATGGCCTTGACAAATCTGGCTTGATCGAGCGCCTTGAGGGCATCAATGATCTCGCGGTGCTCAACCAGATTATTCTCGAATATGGGGCGGTTCAGCGGCTTGTGCTCGTTGTGCAGATAGGCAAAGAACGTGAATTCGTTCGTGTTCAAGCCATTGTAAACACTCACCAAAGACTGGTTTTGTGCTGCCATCATATAGCGGCGATGAAAACGGGTTTCATTGGATACCCAGCCTTCATAGTCAATGTCGCTATCGTCGCTTATCGCCTCCTCCATGGCGGCTAAACAGGATTCCAGATCAGCCACCAGTGTATTGTCTTCTTTTGCAGACCGAATGATCTCCCCGGCATAAAACAGCTCGCACATGAGCCGCACACCCAGCCGTTCAACCAGCTCATTGTTGGTAAAGCTTTTGACGACCATGCTCTTGTTGGGGATCGCCTCCACCAGATCCTCGGATACGAGACGGTTCAGCGCATCCTTGACCGGTGTGTGACTCACGCCGAGCGTTTCTGAAAGTTCCCGAACAACCAGTTTTTCTCCGGGCAGGTAGTCGCCCGCGAAAATCATCGATCGGATCTGTTTGGCCACCAGATCGACCAATGAGGTGTTGAGGAACTGTTTGAGGTCGGACTTTCGAGAGCTTTTGCCTTTTGGGGTGTCGGATTTGGGGGCTTTCATTCAGGTCTTCCTTTGAGCTTATTGAGCTGCAGCGTTCATATTTACTCAAAAATATTTAGGTAAATATTGAGCTGGTTGTCTATTCTGTCAAGAAAAATATGAGGTTACAGCGCGGACCTAAATGCAAGAGTGCCCGCGGAATTGAATAGAAAGATTATAGCTACAGGGAAAAAGAGCCGCGATTCTGCACACTTAATAAAGGAAGCAAAATTGAGTGTACGAGTTTGTTCGTAATTCGATTTGGTAGGGGGTTAATTTCCTGCCTTCGGAACTATTTCAACCCCTAATAACTTATTTTAATATTGGCAATTTACTGGTGTTAGTGAAAGAACCTGCATTTTATAAG
This window of the uncultured Cohaesibacter sp. genome carries:
- a CDS encoding carbohydrate ABC transporter permease, with amino-acid sequence MTNRSTYWAILLLAIPAFLWLVPTLWMVSLSFQPNDVLARTTSSTFFGLVPLPFTLDNYAALFSFGQTPVWFFNSVVVALGMTLAVLFVSTTAGYALARLSFPGKSAIIFFCLVGLMVPEQAVFIPLYTMFADFGWHNSYHALILPRVAVPIGVFLMMQFFKAIPRDIEEAARLDGVSWLQIFWHVMLPLARPAMTTLAILTFLYAWNDYLWPLVSAQKREMFTITLGLASIQTNFAQSEGLGRVMASGVIATLPVVILFLIFQRYVVQAMTAGGTKG
- a CDS encoding sugar ABC transporter permease, whose translation is MADYRLSGRRMGQRSSAMLLLAPFMIAYLAFLVFPFFRGIWISLNNWNLLEVAFNPDAREFVGLRNYEKILWGRNIVWSFYNFPLLQWTAALLLLVSVWLAFARKISRPLALLLVAISLVVLIACGFHPGDGGRWYDRRFWPTVGNTILFVALTVPSITAISLALAVLVNKESRVMAVFRTIFFLSQVLSVTVVTLIWQLMFSPRQGLIANVIEVFGGSPIHWLTDERFAMTAIVITTVWWSLGIAMILFLAGLQDISRDIYEAAALDNAKGWRAFRFITLPNLKRTITLVVVLQIIMHFQVFGQSHLMTGGGPNDTTQTLVRYIYQTGFRDSELGRAATMAVFLFAIMGVFSLMQFLLGREGKDD
- a CDS encoding LacI family DNA-binding transcriptional regulator, whose product is MVDNSGAEAPRVTMKDVALEAGVSQSTVSFVLNGIEDMRISSETRARVLRAVRDLGYRPRTAGRPPKGAGSSVIGLLVDEIVTSPFASISIDAIQSTAWKQSVIVETVVTGGDKDYERAILRKWTADRVRGVIYSSILTHVVSPPEQLFNHRTILMNCYDKHGRFPAIVPAERRGGEAAAQVLIEAGHKRIAFIKGEPWMDASKMREEGFERAMLAAGLEIDPDLIVEGNLLPSSGRSATLSLMANQRPPEAIFCANDLTAVGCYEALKELGLKVGVDVAVVGYDDQEIAQHLYPSLTTVLLPHAEMGQLATEMILSENDIPIEETRLVCPLVRRHSHVRNGQRRS
- a CDS encoding FGGY-family carbohydrate kinase, which encodes MVTQNKRSIVLGIDIGTTGTKCSFYDLECNLVASEYQEYPMIHPREGWVEEDPNVWWASVVRNVKLCIDRGDVDPAYVAGVGVSCTNSFIPLDANGNNLYNAILQLDQRSASEVTWLEETIGRDRIYEITGNRIARGTFALPTLLWYIKNRPDIIEKTHKFVVPSGFIINKLTGEFSINTSRMGFTLLSNIRTGEWDEGLAKDTGVPIEKLPKPYNASDIVGHVTAWAAEQCGLKEGTPVVAGSMDTVSAAIGAGAILPGDTFLAIGTCGRACFTTETPEFDDRLMNCRHAVEGQWLSVEATNAAGASLRWFRDQFGDALTERCKQEGSSIYEMLDNLAEKAKAGSNGIIYLPYLSGERCPIWDPNARGVMFGLSFGTDYGDMVRAIMEGVAYSIRQGMKIVLKHNDKPQSLSLGGGIANSRIWCQIFADILNEPIVRLRVNETETLGAAILAAKGVGLIKSLDEMTGYTTQNCETIYPGKEATAVYDDYFALYEKLYEDLKENFSAIQKIKEKHGTS
- a CDS encoding class II aldolase/adducin family protein encodes the protein MKSPNPLTNFIDLCHRIHARDFVPGSGGNASMRLGDKIIITPSGVSLGLLEEQDLVTISMDGSVISTGKPSKEWLMHMHCYERGDVKVVIHVHSPYAVAVACLIDLDHTCAMPVYTPGYSVRVGELPVVQYNAAGSVELADSITSIMAKRNSLLLENHGVLTVGETIDQAFNLVEEIEENAHLHITLNGRGKPLTKQQQDDLIGKY
- a CDS encoding TRAP transporter large permease subunit, with the protein product MGIGTVLLVGLIVLVLMGMPVAFAIGIASMASILVGHYNLIVVPQKVLAGMDSFPMLAIPFFVLAGNLMTGGGITDRILSFTKATMGWMRGSLGIVTVIASAIFAAISGSGTATVTAIGGITIPAMKKEGYPPELSAAIAASASTVGPLIPPSIILIVYGNSVQTSIRELFMAAVIPGIALVLGFLAYTYFKARSLNLPVGNKLDHKEVCRETKRSFWALLMPVIILGGIFGGVFTPTEAAAVSAVYAFIIGLFVYRNLTFKSINQIFYDSCIVSTIMLFLVGCSKTSSWVLAMGRVPEAIASNLLSITDTPVLLLLLLNIFLLIVGMFMEANVAVVIFTPILLPIAMACGLSVVQFGVVMCFNLCLGLITPPVGLCALLGNNIAEGRLEITLRYCLSMFLVGAVILMATTYIPAMTTWLPSVLK
- a CDS encoding TRAP transporter small permease, with amino-acid sequence MRTLEWVCSAIEKIINFVIILCLMLMTLVIFYQVVLRYVFDSSNIWAEEFARYAFIWVVLLGSASALRRFQHIRIDFIVNMLPERGQKIVNFINYILIVGFLVTLIKYGIAISMKTTHQISAGLHIPMSFMYLSIPIGAALMLLFAIQIILRDFLLPSDTSMSASGSK
- a CDS encoding TRAP transporter substrate-binding protein, encoding MKRTNWALTLLASAALTAAGGMMTSTSALAADQIVLRLAHINANTDPKQKDAEKFKELVEQKTNGQVKVEIYGAGVLGNVREIIEGLQLGTNEVVIEGFGTLPSYTKLSLLDLVPFMFRDRAHFDKVWEGDLGKELLKQAGDEASMKLFGPSYRGVRVTTSTKKFTDIEGVKGLKIRVPADDMSVKTWQALGATPTPMAMTEVLTGLQQGTVEAQENPPILSYNFGLADICKFLIKTDHRWSADVFMMDQDYFNNLPENVQTAIIEAGNEAGHYTSGLITDNEDGYLQKWKDAGAEIVTPELDGFREATKDVVKDNFPELTEWVEKIKAVK
- a CDS encoding GntR family transcriptional regulator yields the protein MKAPKSDTPKGKSSRKSDLKQFLNTSLVDLVAKQIRSMIFAGDYLPGEKLVVRELSETLGVSHTPVKDALNRLVSEDLVEAIPNKSMVVKSFTNNELVERLGVRLMCELFYAGEIIRSAKEDNTLVADLESCLAAMEEAISDDSDIDYEGWVSNETRFHRRYMMAAQNQSLVSVYNGLNTNEFTFFAYLHNEHKPLNRPIFENNLVEHREIIDALKALDQARFVKAIAWHVLHACEDYKVDEEAKLRIDQIKRLAESHLDGLGKPSQKIS